A DNA window from Janibacter sp. A1S7 contains the following coding sequences:
- a CDS encoding polysaccharide pyruvyl transferase family protein, whose amino-acid sequence MWHYDARTLVVSFEIAGSAAAIDLVIDQGVVTGSVLARDKQLRRHLRNTLVGKAELVVDSSERHLIGSWPSADARGILHKVIDWTHWLTRQPKRAPSEYSGVDTLPADHVGAFWWDNRRNFGDAVGPWLVDRITGRTPVNSRRVGHDGPTVLSVGSIVAFLNRDHAAIWGSGLMRPLSGDRLERLKGYDDVSVHAVRGHVTAAELREKLNWHVPDVYGDPALLLPKFYTPRPSSLSAGSTVVVPHYSHAKHFAPHRTDDSLHVVDVGQGLERVVDEIASADNCVSTSLHGLIIAQAYGVPWVWLRMDDHQLGGDQFKFDDFFSTLTGEGVSRCDVTSDDVGSLDITSIAQDASLPSLNISLDELLAAFPLPSGDAAHRPWQPPRVNVRAATVKARVSSMSRSTKLRRLKRLKRRLVEPRVRSR is encoded by the coding sequence GTGTGGCACTACGACGCCCGAACCCTGGTCGTCTCCTTCGAGATCGCAGGGAGTGCAGCCGCGATCGACCTCGTGATCGATCAGGGCGTGGTGACCGGGTCGGTTCTGGCCCGCGACAAGCAGCTGCGCAGGCACCTGAGGAACACGCTCGTCGGCAAAGCCGAGCTTGTTGTCGACAGTTCGGAACGTCATCTCATTGGCTCCTGGCCCAGCGCCGACGCCCGTGGAATCCTGCACAAGGTCATCGACTGGACGCATTGGTTGACCCGGCAGCCGAAGCGAGCGCCCAGCGAGTACAGCGGTGTGGATACTCTCCCGGCCGACCATGTTGGTGCGTTCTGGTGGGACAACAGGCGCAATTTCGGTGACGCGGTCGGGCCATGGCTGGTGGACCGGATCACCGGGCGAACTCCGGTGAATTCGCGTCGCGTGGGGCACGATGGGCCGACTGTGCTCTCTGTCGGGTCGATCGTTGCATTCCTCAACCGGGACCACGCGGCCATCTGGGGTTCCGGACTGATGAGGCCACTGAGCGGGGATCGGTTGGAGCGGCTGAAGGGCTACGACGACGTCTCGGTGCACGCCGTGCGGGGTCACGTCACAGCTGCCGAGCTGCGAGAGAAATTGAACTGGCACGTTCCCGACGTGTACGGGGACCCGGCACTCCTGCTGCCCAAGTTCTACACACCTCGACCGTCCTCACTGTCGGCAGGATCAACGGTGGTCGTGCCGCACTACTCACACGCCAAGCATTTCGCGCCTCACCGCACGGACGATTCCCTCCACGTGGTGGACGTCGGCCAGGGGCTGGAGCGTGTGGTGGATGAGATCGCTTCCGCCGACAATTGCGTCTCAACCTCGCTCCACGGACTCATCATCGCGCAGGCGTACGGCGTCCCCTGGGTGTGGCTCCGGATGGATGACCACCAGCTGGGGGGCGATCAGTTCAAGTTCGACGACTTCTTCTCGACCCTGACCGGCGAGGGTGTGTCGCGGTGCGATGTCACCAGTGATGACGTGGGGAGTCTTGACATCACGTCCATTGCGCAGGACGCGAGCCTGCCATCCCTGAACATATCCTTGGATGAACTGCTCGCTGCCTTCCCGCTGCCCTCAGGGGACGCCGCGCACCGCCCATGGCAGCCCCCGCGAGTCAACGTTCGGGCCGCGACGGTCAAAGCCAGGGTGTCGAGCATGTCGAGGTCCACGAAACTCAGGCGATTGAAGCGGCTCAAGCGCCGGCTCGTCGAACCGCGAGTCCGTTCTCGTTGA
- a CDS encoding NAD(P)/FAD-dependent oxidoreductase, which produces MNTTTPPPRKVAVIGAGMVGLSTAWFLQEHDIEVEVLDRDGVAAGSSWGNAGWITPGLSTPLPDPAVLSYGIKAVISPSSPVYVPVTGDPRLLRFLATFARNSTMRRWSRSMRALVPINECALPAFDVLEAGGVSSPVHEATSFIAGYRTRAETEFLRTEFEHIAASGQEMGFEELTGDQVREIEPTFSDEVGAGIRLLGQRYLNPIEYVHALADSVRARGGTIREGAGVTGITDETKGVRLAIAGGGTETFDRVVVATGTWLDDLVRPFGVRTHVQAGRGYSFSVPIDHVPHGPVYLPNERVACTPLGDRLRVAGMMEFRPPEAPLDQRRVEAVVEAARPFLSGVDLDDRQDEWVGSRPCTHDGLPLIGASNSPRVHIAGGHGMWGMTLGPATGQILAKTIVTGRPAPELTPFDPLR; this is translated from the coding sequence ATGAACACCACCACTCCCCCTCCCCGCAAGGTCGCCGTCATCGGGGCCGGCATGGTCGGACTGTCCACCGCATGGTTCCTCCAGGAACACGACATCGAGGTCGAGGTCCTCGATCGCGACGGCGTCGCCGCCGGCTCCTCCTGGGGGAACGCCGGGTGGATCACCCCCGGCCTGTCGACACCCCTGCCCGACCCGGCAGTCCTCTCCTACGGCATCAAGGCCGTCATCTCCCCCTCCTCACCCGTCTACGTCCCGGTGACCGGCGACCCTCGGCTGCTGCGCTTCCTCGCGACGTTCGCCCGCAACAGCACCATGCGCCGGTGGTCGAGGTCGATGCGGGCCCTCGTGCCGATCAACGAGTGCGCCCTGCCGGCCTTCGACGTGCTCGAGGCCGGCGGCGTCAGCTCACCCGTCCACGAGGCGACGTCCTTCATCGCGGGCTACCGGACCAGGGCAGAGACCGAGTTCCTGCGGACCGAGTTCGAGCACATCGCCGCCTCCGGTCAGGAAATGGGTTTCGAGGAGCTGACCGGCGACCAGGTGCGCGAGATCGAGCCGACCTTCTCGGATGAGGTCGGTGCCGGTATCCGGCTGCTCGGCCAGCGCTACCTCAATCCCATCGAGTACGTCCACGCCCTGGCCGACTCCGTACGCGCCCGCGGGGGCACGATCCGCGAGGGCGCCGGCGTCACCGGCATCACCGACGAGACGAAGGGGGTCCGGCTGGCCATCGCCGGTGGGGGCACCGAGACCTTCGACCGGGTCGTCGTCGCCACCGGAACCTGGCTGGACGACCTGGTCCGTCCCTTCGGCGTGCGCACCCATGTGCAGGCCGGCCGCGGCTACAGCTTCAGCGTGCCGATCGACCACGTCCCGCACGGGCCGGTCTACCTCCCGAACGAGCGCGTGGCCTGCACGCCGCTGGGCGACCGGTTGCGGGTGGCCGGGATGATGGAGTTCCGTCCGCCGGAGGCGCCACTCGACCAGCGACGCGTCGAGGCGGTCGTCGAGGCGGCCCGTCCCTTCCTCAGCGGCGTCGACCTCGACGACCGGCAGGACGAGTGGGTCGGGTCGCGACCCTGCACCCACGACGGTCTGCCGCTCATCGGCGCGTCGAACTCGCCGCGAGTGCACATCGCGGGCGGTCACGGCATGTGGGGCATGACCCTGGGCCCGGCCACGGGGCAGATCCTGGCCAAGACCATCGTGACGGGGCGCCCGGCCCCCGAGCTGACTCCCTTCGACCCGCTGCGCTGA